Proteins from a genomic interval of Petrotoga miotherma DSM 10691:
- the tdh gene encoding L-threonine 3-dehydrogenase translates to MKAIEKSKPGKGLSLMEVEETSLQSPHDVKIKILKVSICGTDVHIYEWNDWAKDRIKQFPQIDGHEFVGRVIEVGNEVKSVKPGDLVVSDSHIPCGYCHQCRTGNMHVCQNLKILGVDRDGVFSEYAVLPDTVLIKIDESIPLKYASVMEPLGNAIFTTTAADLRGKVVLIAGAGPIGAMAIEIAKLSGAAFIIVSEPSDYRINMAKSLGADLVINPKEKSVVEEVLKITSGLGADVFLEMSGNENALNDGIKSLKSTGVASILGVYPESKIKFEMNTAVFKNLTIHTITGRKMFETWYMAINWLKYHKLDLSKVVTHEFDFENFEEAFELMASGKSGKIVLNVTKEEEV, encoded by the coding sequence GCTATTGAAAAATCGAAACCAGGAAAAGGATTATCCTTAATGGAAGTAGAAGAAACATCTTTACAATCTCCACACGATGTAAAGATTAAAATTTTGAAAGTATCAATATGTGGGACTGATGTACATATTTACGAATGGAATGATTGGGCAAAAGACCGAATTAAGCAATTCCCACAAATCGATGGCCATGAATTTGTTGGAAGGGTAATCGAAGTTGGAAATGAAGTTAAAAGCGTTAAACCTGGAGATTTAGTTGTTTCAGACAGTCATATACCTTGTGGTTATTGTCATCAGTGTAGAACAGGAAATATGCATGTATGCCAGAATTTAAAGATCTTAGGAGTAGATAGAGATGGCGTTTTTTCTGAATACGCCGTTCTACCAGATACAGTTTTGATAAAAATCGACGAAAGTATACCTTTAAAATATGCATCTGTGATGGAACCTTTGGGAAATGCGATTTTTACAACAACTGCAGCCGATCTTAGAGGTAAAGTAGTTTTAATTGCCGGAGCGGGACCTATTGGCGCTATGGCGATAGAAATTGCCAAATTATCCGGAGCAGCTTTCATTATAGTAAGTGAACCTTCTGATTACAGGATCAATATGGCAAAATCTTTAGGGGCTGATTTAGTTATAAATCCGAAGGAGAAGTCTGTAGTTGAAGAAGTATTAAAAATAACCTCTGGATTGGGAGCAGATGTCTTTCTTGAAATGTCAGGAAATGAAAACGCTTTGAATGATGGTATAAAATCATTAAAAAGCACAGGAGTGGCATCTATCTTAGGGGTTTATCCTGAAAGCAAGATAAAGTTTGAAATGAATACCGCAGTTTTTAAAAATCTTACTATTCACACGATTACTGGAAGAAAGATGTTTGAAACGTGGTATATGGCTATAAACTGGCTGAAATATCATAAATTGGATTTAAGTAAAGTCGTTACGCATGAATTTGACTTTGAAAATTTTGAAGAAGCTTTCGAATTGATGGCCAGTGGGAAAAGCGGTAAGATAGTTTTAAACGTTACAAAAGAGGAGGAGGTTTGA
- a CDS encoding glycine C-acetyltransferase: MDFYEQLREELKKLEDSGLLITIRTLESAQGAWININGKKVLNMCSNNYLGLANNERLKEAAINAIKNWGVGPGAVRTIAGTMKIHEELEKKLAEFKKVEATLVVQSGFNANQAVIPTITNEEDGILSDELNHASIIDGVRLSKAKRYIWKHKDLNSLEEQLVKAQKDNCRRKLIITDGVFSMDGDIAPLPGIVELAKKYDALVMVDDAHGEGVLGENGRGIADHFNLTDEVDIEIGTLSKAFGVVGGFVAGKKILIDYLKQQARPFLFSSSLSPAETAAALEATKTLYESNELVKKLWDNAKYFQSKLKEMGYDIGVTETPITPVMIYDEKKTKEFSSKLYEEGIFASSIVYPTVPKGKARIRVMISALHSTEDLDYALSKFEKIGKSFGVL, encoded by the coding sequence ATGGATTTTTATGAACAATTGAGAGAAGAGTTGAAAAAGCTCGAAGACTCTGGTTTACTTATCACCATAAGAACACTTGAAAGTGCACAAGGCGCTTGGATCAATATCAATGGTAAAAAGGTTTTAAATATGTGTTCTAACAATTATTTGGGTTTGGCAAACAACGAAAGGCTTAAAGAAGCTGCTATTAATGCGATTAAAAACTGGGGTGTAGGTCCAGGTGCAGTTAGAACAATAGCTGGGACTATGAAGATTCACGAAGAATTAGAAAAAAAGCTAGCGGAATTCAAAAAAGTAGAGGCAACTCTCGTTGTTCAATCTGGATTTAACGCAAATCAAGCTGTTATTCCTACTATAACAAATGAGGAAGATGGTATTTTATCAGATGAACTTAATCACGCAAGCATAATAGATGGGGTTAGGTTATCGAAGGCAAAAAGATACATATGGAAACATAAAGACTTAAACTCCTTGGAAGAGCAATTGGTTAAGGCACAAAAAGATAATTGTAGAAGAAAATTAATTATAACTGATGGTGTTTTTAGCATGGATGGAGATATTGCACCTCTTCCAGGAATTGTGGAACTAGCCAAAAAATATGATGCTTTAGTAATGGTGGATGATGCACATGGAGAAGGAGTATTAGGAGAAAACGGTAGGGGAATAGCGGATCATTTCAATTTGACGGACGAAGTGGATATAGAAATTGGAACTTTATCTAAAGCCTTTGGAGTTGTGGGTGGATTCGTCGCAGGTAAAAAGATATTAATCGATTATTTAAAACAACAAGCAAGACCATTTCTATTCTCTAGTTCTTTGTCACCAGCAGAAACGGCTGCAGCTTTAGAAGCAACGAAAACACTTTATGAATCTAATGAGTTAGTAAAAAAACTTTGGGATAACGCCAAATATTTTCAAAGTAAGCTAAAAGAAATGGGGTATGATATCGGAGTTACTGAAACCCCTATAACCCCGGTTATGATCTATGATGAAAAGAAAACAAAAGAATTTAGCTCAAAACTATATGAAGAAGGTATTTTTGCATCTAGCATAGTTTACCCCACCGTTCCAAAAGGGAAAGCCAGAATAAGGGTAATGATAAGTGCTTTACACAGTACAGAAGACTTAGACTATGCTTTAAGTAAATTTGAAAAAATAGGTAAAAGTTTTGGTGTTCTATAA
- a CDS encoding SBBP repeat-containing protein encodes MKSKIVLVLVLTVSLFAMASLTLDWGRVYTLGGSQEIFDVKSTDEGVYLFGYTNEKGFNEDILILEFDQEGNVVYENKLGGNYNDWANQGILTSDGDMLLVGTSNSYGSDSDFYVSKIGNNKFSTNINKLGNDKGSAVVEVEDGYVVVGYGSDPDTLNMRGKMVKLNKEGKVVFEKWLPYFVAGSDTKPLSIQKTSDGNFIIAGTVVQLFENKTQFYLAKVDPNGEEIWTKVFAPRDYARGFDVKEVSGGYVAVGYEGSWDSKWSDIYVVKVNPEGNILWEGFYGDIESDHGYAVAVGPNGNIYVAGYVTTLNGDKDFAILEYDNNGNLLSEKSLGGYGDDIAYALDIDNNGNLYVAGYSQSLDLGADAQKDVFILKYTVR; translated from the coding sequence GTGAAATCAAAAATTGTTTTGGTATTGGTGTTAACAGTATCTCTTTTTGCGATGGCTTCTTTAACCCTTGATTGGGGAAGAGTATACACCCTTGGTGGATCTCAGGAGATCTTCGATGTAAAATCTACAGATGAGGGGGTATATCTTTTTGGATACACCAATGAAAAAGGATTCAACGAAGATATTTTAATTTTGGAATTCGATCAAGAGGGTAACGTAGTTTATGAAAACAAGTTAGGTGGAAATTACAACGATTGGGCAAATCAAGGAATTTTAACTTCTGATGGTGATATGCTCTTGGTTGGAACATCGAATTCTTACGGAAGTGATTCAGATTTCTACGTTTCAAAAATAGGTAACAACAAATTCTCTACGAACATTAATAAACTAGGTAACGACAAAGGTTCAGCTGTTGTAGAAGTAGAGGATGGCTATGTTGTAGTAGGCTATGGTTCCGATCCTGATACATTAAACATGCGAGGAAAAATGGTAAAATTGAATAAAGAAGGAAAAGTTGTATTTGAAAAGTGGCTTCCTTACTTTGTTGCTGGCTCTGATACTAAACCTTTGAGTATTCAAAAAACTTCAGACGGTAATTTCATCATTGCAGGCACGGTAGTACAATTATTTGAAAATAAGACCCAATTTTATCTGGCTAAGGTTGATCCCAATGGAGAAGAAATCTGGACCAAAGTTTTTGCTCCAAGAGATTATGCTAGAGGCTTCGATGTTAAAGAAGTATCTGGAGGCTACGTAGCAGTTGGTTATGAAGGTTCATGGGATTCAAAATGGTCAGATATCTATGTTGTAAAGGTTAACCCTGAAGGAAATATTTTGTGGGAAGGTTTTTATGGAGATATTGAAAGTGATCACGGTTATGCAGTTGCTGTAGGTCCCAATGGAAATATATACGTTGCAGGATACGTTACAACCCTGAACGGCGACAAAGATTTTGCTATACTGGAATACGATAATAACGGTAATTTACTGAGCGAAAAATCTCTTGGTGGATATGGTGACGATATTGCTTATGCCCTCGATATTGATAATAATGGAAACCTCTATGTTGCAGGATATTCTCAATCATTAGATCTGGGTGCAGATGCTCAGAAAGATGTCTTTATATTAAAATACACCGTAAGATAA